Proteins from a single region of Cupriavidus sp. MP-37:
- a CDS encoding NarK family nitrate/nitrite MFS transporter yields the protein MTSSVLTRWEPENAAFWQSEGERIAYRNLWISIPALMLAFVVWMLWSVVAVNLDRAGFQFTKNQLFWLTALPALSGATLRIFYSFLVPVFGGRRFTAISTALLLIPALGMGFALRDPSTGYPTLLVLALLCGLGGANFSSSMANISFFFPKAKKGLATGLNAGIGNLGVSVVQFVTPLVVSLAVFGALGGEPQQYQANGATHSLWLQNAGFIWVPFIVVSALAAWFGMHDIADAKASFAEQAVIFKRKHNWLMCWLYVGTFGSFIGFSAGLALLTKSQFAGVNPTAYAFLGPLVGALTRPVGGWISDKLGGARVTLWTFIGMIASVFAVLAALPHDGAGGNFTYFLAAFIALFALTGIGNGSTFRMIPVIFLIERQRAAKGQGDAAQRQALQDAGKESAAVLGFSGAIGAYGGFFIPKSFGTSLELTGAPDAALYCFIAFYLSCVLVTWWYYARRNAPMPC from the coding sequence ATGACCTCATCCGTACTCACCCGCTGGGAGCCCGAGAACGCGGCATTCTGGCAAAGCGAGGGCGAGCGCATCGCCTACCGCAACCTGTGGATCTCGATCCCGGCGCTGATGCTGGCCTTCGTGGTCTGGATGCTGTGGAGCGTGGTCGCGGTCAACCTCGACCGCGCCGGCTTCCAGTTCACCAAGAACCAGCTGTTCTGGCTGACCGCGCTGCCGGCGCTGTCCGGTGCCACGCTGCGCATCTTCTATTCCTTCCTGGTGCCGGTGTTCGGCGGCCGCCGCTTCACGGCGATCTCCACCGCGCTGCTGCTGATCCCCGCGCTGGGCATGGGCTTCGCGCTGCGCGACCCGTCCACGGGCTATCCCACGCTGCTGGTGCTGGCGCTGCTGTGCGGGCTGGGCGGCGCCAACTTCAGTTCGTCGATGGCCAATATCAGCTTCTTCTTCCCCAAGGCGAAGAAGGGGCTGGCCACCGGGCTGAATGCCGGCATCGGCAACCTGGGCGTGTCGGTGGTGCAGTTCGTCACGCCGCTGGTGGTGTCGCTGGCGGTATTCGGCGCGCTCGGCGGCGAGCCGCAGCAATACCAGGCCAACGGCGCCACGCACAGCCTGTGGCTGCAGAACGCCGGCTTTATCTGGGTGCCGTTCATCGTGGTGTCGGCGCTGGCCGCGTGGTTCGGCATGCATGACATCGCCGACGCCAAGGCCTCGTTCGCCGAGCAGGCGGTGATCTTCAAGCGCAAGCACAACTGGCTGATGTGCTGGCTGTACGTCGGCACCTTCGGCTCGTTCATCGGCTTCTCGGCCGGGCTGGCGCTGCTGACCAAGTCGCAGTTCGCGGGCGTGAACCCCACCGCCTACGCCTTCCTGGGGCCGCTGGTCGGCGCGCTGACGCGGCCCGTGGGCGGCTGGATCTCCGACAAGCTCGGCGGTGCGCGCGTCACGCTGTGGACCTTCATCGGCATGATCGCGTCGGTGTTCGCGGTGCTGGCGGCGCTGCCGCACGACGGCGCCGGCGGCAACTTCACGTACTTCCTCGCGGCCTTCATCGCCTTGTTCGCGCTGACCGGCATCGGCAACGGCTCGACCTTCCGCATGATCCCGGTGATCTTCCTGATCGAGCGCCAGCGCGCCGCCAAGGGGCAGGGCGACGCCGCGCAACGCCAGGCGCTGCAGGACGCCGGCAAGGAATCCGCCGCGGTGCTGGGTTTCTCCGGCGCGATCGGCGCCTATGGCGGCTTCTTCATCCCCAAGAGCTTCGGCACCTCGCTGGAGCTGACCGGCGCGCCCGACGCCGCGCTGTATTGCTTTATCGCCTTCTATCTCAGCTGCGTGCTGGTGACGTGGTGGTACTACGCGCGCCGCAACGCCCCCATGCCCTGCTGA